One segment of Candidatus Hydrogenedentota bacterium DNA contains the following:
- a CDS encoding glycosyltransferase family 2 protein: MKLCVVIPACNEEVTLEPLAEGIASALADHDYRILFIDDGSTDGSYAAMLRSREKNPRIDVVKFARNCGKTRALAVAFAQIEGDVVVTMDADLQDDPKELPRLLAKLDEGCDLVCGWKADRQDPIHKTLPSKVYNTLINKSFGIDIHDVNTGFKAMRMEVAKSLTLYADLHRLIPIMAAQSGYKVGEIPVKHHPRRFGHSKYGMSRFYQGLRDAARLWLRGRGARMADAQAALEETRGCIEVAHVGAAQP; encoded by the coding sequence ATGAAGCTTTGTGTCGTCATACCGGCTTGCAATGAAGAGGTCACCCTGGAGCCATTGGCCGAGGGCATCGCGTCGGCGCTGGCCGATCACGACTACCGCATCCTCTTCATCGACGACGGCAGCACCGACGGCTCCTATGCCGCCATGCTCCGGAGCCGCGAGAAGAATCCCCGCATCGACGTGGTGAAGTTTGCCCGCAACTGCGGCAAGACCCGCGCGCTGGCCGTGGCCTTTGCCCAGATCGAGGGCGATGTGGTGGTGACGATGGACGCGGACCTTCAGGACGACCCGAAGGAGCTGCCCCGCCTTTTGGCGAAGCTCGACGAGGGCTGCGATCTCGTCTGCGGCTGGAAGGCCGACCGTCAGGATCCCATCCACAAGACCCTGCCCTCCAAGGTGTACAACACCCTTATCAATAAATCTTTCGGCATCGATATCCACGACGTGAACACGGGCTTCAAAGCGATGCGGATGGAAGTGGCCAAGTCCCTCACGCTCTACGCCGATCTCCACCGGCTCATCCCCATCATGGCGGCCCAGTCGGGCTACAAAGTGGGGGAGATCCCGGTGAAGCACCATCCCCGCCGCTTCGGCCACTCGAAATATGGCATGTCCCGTTTCTACCAGGGCCTGCGCGATGCCGCCCGGCTCTGGCTGCGCGGGCGCGGCGCGCGTATGGCCGATGCCCAGGCCGCGCTGGAAGAAACCCGCGGCTGCATCGAAGTGGCCCACGTGGGTGCGGCGCAACCCTGA
- a CDS encoding class I SAM-dependent rRNA methyltransferase — protein sequence MSTTLPIATLKPKEDRRIQRGHAWAYRGEFSKIPELADGALVDVYSAERRFVGRGFFQTQGGIAVRVLSRRQEEIDTAFFRERIQTALALRQLLFPGSQAYRWIFGESDGLPGLVADRFGAVVSVQSSCAFYVPLMKPIAELLMEADGVEGVRFQVAYHLEVVGNVPNDVDFELEGLAVSLQLEGAQKTGMFLDQRYNRVAPAPFAKDARVFDGHCHLGLWACHAAKAGAHAVLAVDTSQAALDLAAANAERNGVAERIEFRCGDVEEILAEEEPFDVVIVDPPAFAKSRALARKAEGKYLQLNRAALKAVKPGGMLFTSSCSHFIDDALFLDIIKRASFAEKRTVQLLELRGAAQDHPVLLAMPETAYLKCAVLRVV from the coding sequence ATGTCCACCACGCTCCCCATTGCCACCCTGAAGCCCAAAGAAGACCGACGCATTCAGCGGGGTCATGCCTGGGCTTACCGGGGCGAGTTCAGCAAAATTCCCGAATTGGCCGATGGCGCACTGGTGGATGTGTACTCTGCGGAGCGCCGCTTCGTGGGCCGGGGCTTCTTTCAGACCCAGGGCGGCATTGCCGTGCGCGTGCTTTCCCGGCGCCAGGAGGAAATTGACACCGCCTTCTTCCGCGAGCGGATCCAGACGGCGCTGGCGCTCCGGCAACTGCTTTTTCCCGGCTCCCAGGCCTACCGCTGGATCTTCGGCGAGAGCGACGGCCTGCCCGGCCTGGTGGCGGATCGCTTCGGGGCCGTGGTCTCGGTGCAATCTTCCTGCGCGTTTTATGTACCCTTGATGAAACCCATCGCGGAGCTGCTGATGGAGGCGGATGGCGTGGAGGGCGTTCGCTTTCAGGTGGCCTATCACCTCGAAGTCGTGGGCAATGTGCCCAACGACGTCGATTTTGAGTTGGAAGGCCTGGCGGTTTCCCTCCAACTCGAAGGCGCGCAGAAAACCGGCATGTTCCTCGACCAGCGCTACAACCGCGTGGCCCCCGCACCTTTTGCGAAGGACGCGCGGGTCTTCGACGGCCACTGCCACCTCGGCCTCTGGGCCTGCCACGCCGCGAAGGCCGGCGCGCACGCTGTGCTCGCCGTGGACACCTCCCAGGCGGCCCTCGACCTGGCGGCGGCGAATGCGGAGCGCAACGGCGTCGCTGAGCGCATCGAATTCCGCTGCGGCGATGTGGAGGAGATCCTCGCGGAGGAAGAACCCTTCGATGTGGTCATCGTCGATCCCCCCGCCTTCGCCAAGAGCCGCGCACTGGCGAGAAAGGCCGAGGGGAAGTATCTTCAGCTCAACCGCGCCGCCCTCAAGGCCGTAAAGCCCGGCGGCATGCTATTTACCAGCTCCTGCTCCCACTTCATCGACGACGCCCTCTTCCTGGACATCATCAAGCGGGCCTCCTTCGCGGAGAAGCGCACGGTGCAGTTGCTCGAACTGCGCGGCGCGGCCCAGGACCACCCGGTGCTCCTGGCCATGCCGGAGACGGCCTATTTGAAGTGCGCGGTGCTGCGGGTAGTCTAA